ACAGCCTTGAGCATTTAAATACAAAACAAGATGTTCAGAATTATTATGAAAAATATTTCAACGATGCACTTCCACTGATTCCTGAATTACAAAAAGAGTTTTTTGATCACCCAACCGGGCATTTATATTCAGTCAAATGCGATCCCTGGCATTTTGAAGATAAGTTGTTGTTGTTGGGGGATGCCGCTCATGCGATCATTCCGTTTTATGGACAAGGTATGAACTGCGGTTTTGAAGATGTAGTAGTGCTGGACAAATTGCTGGATCAGAATTTGGAAGGCGAAGAATTATTTGCAAAGTTTACCGAACTTAGAAAAATAAATTCTGATGCCATCTCAGATCTTGCTGAAGACAATTTTATTGAAATGAGAGATAAAGTAGGCGATCCGATTTTTCAAAAAAAGAAATCGCTTGAATCCCGACTTGAAAAATTGTTTCCTAATTATTATTCAAAATATGCACTGGTAACCTTCAGACCGGATGTCAGTTATCATCAAGCCATGACCCTCGGCAGAAAGCAAGATGATCTGCTCATTGAACTTTGTAAAAACAATACATCCATTTCTGATGATGAATTACCTTCCATCTACCACAAGCTCCAGCAACTTCAAGAAAAATGATGAAGGTTAAATTCAAATATCAATAAATAAGAAAATAAACTACAACCCCAGCTTTGCCTTCAGATCCTTGTTCAAGGCATTTTTGTTTACCATTACAGACATGGTCTTATTCCTGAAATAGGCCTTAGACACATAAATATATCCGCCGGTAGTTTTATTAATTGCTGATCCCCAAGAATTTTTTACGACATAGTATTCCGTCCCATTCTGATCTTTCATAATTCCAACTATGTGCATACCATGATCATCGGTGGTACTGAGATTTTCAAATCCCAATTGACGCTCCTCCTGCGTTACAAACTTTTCAGGATGCGGCGCTTTCCAAAGACTGTCCCTTTCAGTGTCGGACATATCTTCCCATGCCATATATGGATTAATGGCCAGTCCATTCTTTGCTGAAAATGTTTTTTCACTTACATCCGTTGCCCACAAGACAGAATATCCACTTTTAATTGCCTGATCCACAGAATTAATTAATTCATCAATGGCAATATTATAAAACATACCATTTGACCAATTATCCGCCACCTCAAGAATAAATGGTTTGTTCATCGGATGATGAGTAAAGGAAGTCAATGCTATGTAATCTCCGGAGTTTATTCCCAGACTGCCGGCAAATGTTTGAGGAGTATAACTTTTACCTTTGAATGTAAAATTGGCAGGAGGTGTTCCAAAATATCCATCCACAGCGCCCTGATAGACTTTCTTCCAATTTGGAGAAAGTTTACCATCCGGAAGCTTAACCATTGCTTCCACCATAGCTTTCAACACCGATTCCATCTCTCCATGGATAGGTTTGTCCTGCCCATCAGGATAACCTGCATAAGCTTCTTCAGGCACCAAACCATATTCATCAATAATTCTCATGACATCGTGATTTTCCGCACCTTGACCGAATGCAGTGGATCCCTGCCTGCGTATGTAATTCTCTCCCCTTTCCAAATACCCGGCACGGGCAATGTACATCTCACTTAAATTAAACTCTCCTTTACCCATTCGCATCAGCTCAGATTCCAGAAAAGAATGAGTCGAAAAAATCCAGCAGGTGCCACTTTTGTTTTGATTTTTAACTCCTGTACGGTCTACTAGTTTGACCGTCTGGAAATTATAGTTGTTGATTTTATTGGGTAATTCCTGGGCAATAATGAAATTGACCATTACAATAAGGAATACTGAACAAACAATTTTGTGCATTTGATTTATTTTTTTACAAATGTAATACGAATCTCTTCGTACTTGGTAATAATTTTAAAAATAAATTTCAAATCTCTTCTCAATATAGTTTGAATTAAAATAGACCAACCTCATTGGCAACTTGGTTAATAAAAACAGCTGCCAATTCTACTGAAACAAAAAGATCATCTGGAAAAGCATGCCTTCTACAATAAGGGAAAAAATATTATAATCATATAGGAATACCAATAATGGCAAATTCAAAGTCTCAGTAAATGATTTTGTTATAATTATATGGAATGATACATTTTAACTCATTTAAATGATTTTCCTGCTTATTTAATCGACTAAATTAAATTCATCTTAGCAGTATCAGGTCGCCCTTTTCCATATGCTTGTCCCCTGCCTGATCAGTCCATTCTACATGATATACAAAAACACCAGGGTTTACCAATTTCCTCAACAAGGTTCCGTCCCAACCAAAAAACTCATCATTGGGAGGAAATACAGACTGTTGAAACAGCAATTCTCCCCATCGGTCATAAATCCTAAACCTGTCAATCTTCTTGACCTCAGGACTTGAAAAAACCGTCACCCGGTCATTTATACCATCTCCGTTTGGCGAAAACACATTCGGCAAGTAGACATTTCCTCTGCGTACAATCGTTAAGATCAAAATTCTAAGTGAATCACAACCCTCCACGGTATGAAACCATTCTTGATATTGGCCTGATTCATGGTAGTATTCATTATTTACCGGCCAGAAGTAGTTTTCAAGATTGGTGACTGTATCGTAGAGGATAAACTCCGGATCTACTTTCAAATTAATTATGTAAGTTGAATCGCAACCATAAAGGCTTTGTAATTTTTTGTAATAAGTTCCACTTTGTTCATAATTCATTCCACTCACCGGCCAAAAAAAGTTTCCGCAAGCTCTAGCAGTATCTTCATTTTTGTATTCAGGATAAATAGCCAAATCTAGATAAATGGTAGAATCGCAGCCTTGCGTATTCACCGTCGACCATGAGTAGGTCCCACTCTTCTCAAAGGTTTGACCATTCACCTCCCATTTATATCGTGAACAGGCAGAAACTGAAGCTCTTGAAGAAGAATTGTTCAGAATGGTAAGGTTTAAAACAAAAATAGAATCGCAGCCATCTGCATTCATGAACAACTTTTTATACTCGCCACTTTTTGTATAAACTACACCATCCACTGGCCATAGGTAAGATCCACACTTACTCAGCGTGTCTGTAATTTGATCAGAAGGTTTGATGATTAATTCAAGTACATGAATGGAATCACAACCGGATAATGTTGTAAATGATTCGGTATAGGTACCACTTGAGTTATAAATTTTTTGGTTGACCGGCCAATACCAGGAATCACAGGATGTTTGGTACTCCTTTGTTTTTTCTGAAGACAGGATTTCAAGATCAAGTATGTGAATAGAATCGCAACCGGTTGAAGTAAACAACGTATCGATGTACCTTCCACTTTTTGTATACATTTTACCAGTTACCTTCCACAAATATGAATCGCATATGCTTACCTTCTCAGTAAATTTATAGCTTGGGTTTATGTGTAAGTCTAGTGTAATATTGGAATCACATCCCTCTTGATTTTTTAATGTTGCAGTATAGGTTCCGCTGTTCACATATACCAATCCTGTAACAGGCCAATACCAAGAATTACAAGAAGTTTTGGATTCAATTATTTTTGTTGATGTAAGAATTTTAAGATCCAAACGCAAGATGGAATCACATCCATTGGCAGATGGGAGATTTTTAATATACACCCCACCGGTTTTGTACATTTTTCCATCTTTCGGCCAAATAAAGGAATCACAGGCCATCACATTTTCTGAAATGAAATAAGATGGACTTATTGTGAGGTCCAACAATTCAACTGAATCGCAACCATAAATAGTACTGAAGGTGTCTGTGTAAAATCCGGATTTGAAATAATTGAATCCATTAACAGGCCAGGTATAAGAATCACATGCTGACACTATTTGAGAATTGGTTGTACCAGAAGTTACGTAGACAGGTTTTGTAATCATGTCTAAACATTCCGCATCATTGATGGTCAGTGTAACAAAATGCAATCCAGGAGTATTCCATTTTATTTTTATATGGCTTTCATCGAGCTGTTCAACCAATTCTCCATCAGGATATTTCCATTCAATTTCTGCGGCTGACCCAAATTGTCCATTATAATACAAACTTACGGTCTCACCCTGACAGACCGTATCCTTCACAGCAAAGTCTGCTGTCACTTTATTAAAGTTAGAGAAATAACCAAACCTGCAACCTCCTCCCACCGTTCCGTGAATTACTCCCAGATGAAAAAGTTCACGATCATTGCTGATCACGGAAGAGACTGCAACAGGGGCCTGTGCGGAGGTGAGTGGTATCTGTGCACTCATCCATTTGCCATTGGTTCCCGGAACTAGGCTAAATTGACTGGCATTGATCTCACCAACTTTTCCATTCAACAAAAAACTTCCTTCTCCTCCTGACTTAACCAAAAGTGTAATAAAAATTGGTTCATTGAGCGATCGGGTAAATGCCACCGTTCTGGAACCGGTACAAAAAATTGGGGGCAATACACTTAATCCAACTTCACATCCAAATCCGGACATCTGCAGCGCGTAAACCGGCAAACTTGCCCTAATGTAGGCAGAAATATTATTCCCTATATTGTGCACGTAGGTCTCTCCTGCATTTAAAACTGCAACAGGATTTTGATTGACATTTACTACCGTATTATTTTGAGTGGCAAGAATAAATACTTTATCATAAGGCGCATTTAGAAAGCCTCTGACAGCTATGTATTCTGATCCCAGGATTGTAAGGGGAATAAGTTGATCTCCTCCCAAATCAGCGCAGCCACCGCCAAAAGGAGCGCCGAACATCAAATCATCCTTAATGGTTATTGCAATCGGTTTGTCTGAACTCACCCGTGAACCATCCAAATGTTTGCTTGCAGATTGTGAAACTGCGGTGGCAGAATAGGTTTGCCCTTTGTTTAAAAAAATAACAAAGGGATTTTTTGCCTGGTGTCCAACCACATCATTGGAAGGAAAAATGGAAATTTTGGTCCCGTCTTCAGTCGCCACAATATCAAATGAAGAATA
This region of Candidatus Vicinibacter affinis genomic DNA includes:
- a CDS encoding aminopeptidase codes for the protein MHKIVCSVFLIVMVNFIIAQELPNKINNYNFQTVKLVDRTGVKNQNKSGTCWIFSTHSFLESELMRMGKGEFNLSEMYIARAGYLERGENYIRRQGSTAFGQGAENHDVMRIIDEYGLVPEEAYAGYPDGQDKPIHGEMESVLKAMVEAMVKLPDGKLSPNWKKVYQGAVDGYFGTPPANFTFKGKSYTPQTFAGSLGINSGDYIALTSFTHHPMNKPFILEVADNWSNGMFYNIAIDELINSVDQAIKSGYSVLWATDVSEKTFSAKNGLAINPYMAWEDMSDTERDSLWKAPHPEKFVTQEERQLGFENLSTTDDHGMHIVGIMKDQNGTEYYVVKNSWGSAINKTTGGYIYVSKAYFRNKTMSVMVNKNALNKDLKAKLGL
- a CDS encoding gliding motility-associated C-terminal domain-containing protein; this encodes MVTVTQPANPGFNPIVVSVAAGSSTTIDLTPWLGQIENAPPDKILNYGLMIKATNPVTIYYEVMSTQCACNPEIFALKGNNALGNDFFIPMQNFLDNANYNPTPYSSFDIVATEDGTKISIFPSNDVVGHQAKNPFVIFLNKGQTYSATAVSQSASKHLDGSRVSSDKPIAITIKDDLMFGAPFGGGCADLGGDQLIPLTILGSEYIAVRGFLNAPYDKVFILATQNNTVVNVNQNPVAVLNAGETYVHNIGNNISAYIRASLPVYALQMSGFGCEVGLSVLPPIFCTGSRTVAFTRSLNEPIFITLLVKSGGEGSFLLNGKVGEINASQFSLVPGTNGKWMSAQIPLTSAQAPVAVSSVISNDRELFHLGVIHGTVGGGCRFGYFSNFNKVTADFAVKDTVCQGETVSLYYNGQFGSAAEIEWKYPDGELVEQLDESHIKIKWNTPGLHFVTLTINDAECLDMITKPVYVTSGTTNSQIVSACDSYTWPVNGFNYFKSGFYTDTFSTIYGCDSVELLDLTISPSYFISENVMACDSFIWPKDGKMYKTGGVYIKNLPSANGCDSILRLDLKILTSTKIIESKTSCNSWYWPVTGLVYVNSGTYTATLKNQEGCDSNITLDLHINPSYKFTEKVSICDSYLWKVTGKMYTKSGRYIDTLFTSTGCDSIHILDLEILSSEKTKEYQTSCDSWYWPVNQKIYNSSGTYTESFTTLSGCDSIHVLELIIKPSDQITDTLSKCGSYLWPVDGVVYTKSGEYKKLFMNADGCDSIFVLNLTILNNSSSRASVSACSRYKWEVNGQTFEKSGTYSWSTVNTQGCDSTIYLDLAIYPEYKNEDTARACGNFFWPVSGMNYEQSGTYYKKLQSLYGCDSTYIINLKVDPEFILYDTVTNLENYFWPVNNEYYHESGQYQEWFHTVEGCDSLRILILTIVRRGNVYLPNVFSPNGDGINDRVTVFSSPEVKKIDRFRIYDRWGELLFQQSVFPPNDEFFGWDGTLLRKLVNPGVFVYHVEWTDQAGDKHMEKGDLILLR